Within the Drosophila melanogaster chromosome 3R genome, the region CCCATTAATAGTCGTGATCAATCAAGATGCTAAAtgagaatatttaaaatatcagGCTGTCATGCTGTTGTCATGTCTCAAATGAGACCGTTGGGGCAATAATTTCGCTGCTATATTGTCGTTATTCATAAACAAGAGCGAAGAGCAGACAGATTAGGTGGGTCAGCCTATCTTGGCTTATCAGATGACGATGCAAAAGGCGGAGTAAATAGCTTACATGGAAAACGGCGAGGCTCCACGTGACAAGGCGCGTGCTCACACATAAACGATCGGCCACCAATGGGCCATGGGCCATCATCTTCTTGTTGGGGCATTAGCCCAGTGGGAACCGATCGCCAAGTGACGTGCGCGGagtagttttatttttggcaagcgtttttaaatttttaatttcaattacgTTATTTATAGCCGGGCAAGGGACATACGACAAGCGACAAGAGACAAGCAAGCGATCGTTGCGCAGATTAGGAAATGTACCAACAGGCATTTTAATGGCAATATGCCGGGGAACGTGGACTATTAAGGGAGGCAGGAAAAGGCGCTGGCCTAGGCATTCTCACCTGCATCTTGTTGATGACCTTCCAGCCATCCTCCACTCCTCGCACCACCACGTACTTTGACTGACCGGGCAGGAGCAGCTGGTCGAGGATCTCCAGGCTGCCCCGCGAGTACTTGATCGACTGCAGGCTCATCTCTCCAGGGGATTGTGCTGAAACTGGAAAGGGTTACCGATTAATGTGTGCACTTTTTGGAGGAAGAAGCAGGGAGACGGGCAACCCACTTGGACCACTAGTGGGCGAATCGCTGCCAACTAATCAGTTATTAATCGAAGGcgatcagtttcagtttcggtttcggtttgaAATTCGTAGCTTTAAACGCTCCCTAACAACGACTGCCAGGCAAACGGATCGGTTAGCAACTGAACGAGCCTCACGGTTGGGGCGTCGGAAGAGTTTGTTTCGCAGACGAGCGAGAGTGCCGAGAATGGCGCCGGTAGAGCAGGCGGTACACAAAAAGAACACAGTCCGACTTCCACGAATGGTACACTTATATGTAATTTGAGTGATCCTGACGAATAACAATTGCCAACAGACCGAGTTAAACATAACTTCAATAGATGCTATCGATCAGGGTGTCACCTTTTCGTGCAGTGTACTTGGCCAAGGGCGTGGCAGTCTGgcggagggggggggggggaccTCGTCCGCGACATCGTCGATTAATTCGAGTCGGGGACATCGGTGGCTGGGGCTTCCCTCCGCCGCTTGCCCCATTGATAAACGTTGGGCGCTCGCGTTGAATTTCTTGCTGACAAGTGTAGCCCGGCAAGAAATTAATCGCGCTGCTTATCTGTCGGCCGGTTATTGGGCAATTTTGAGTGTGCCTTAATTAATGCGACTgcaattagttgggccgcagCGTGACAGCGACTTGTCCGCTGGTCCTGTGCCAATAAACCGCCAGATGGAGTGCGTCGGGAGGAAGGGATTGGGCAGTCATCACTATCCCCATCACCATAACCATCAGCAGTTTTGGTGAATTTGGGGGCAACTGGTGGTTGCCGCAAGCTAACCTTTCGCAGCTGTGTAGCAGCTGAATGACTCCCAACACCAGGTGGTACTGGTGGCTTCCGGGGAGCGAAATCAAAAATCAGGAATCGGTGCTCGCGGTTATCGCATCGGCAACGCGCACGTTTTGTtacttgatttatttttaatttttgatttacgAATGCTAGTGCGGGCAGTGTGGTCTCCTCTTTTTCCGCATAGAATACCAAAATCTTCCCGTTCCACAACAAGCCTGATTTAGCTGTTTTGTTTGCAACTTTTGTAAATCTTACGGCTATAGGAAGCATTTTCAGGCAAACTCGGACCTATTATCATTTTGTTActtttggttactttccaGTTATATACAGCAAGTATATTTGTTTAAGCCATAACTCACCATCCCGCCACTTTGGTGAAGTAGAAAGTTCGTGAAGTAGTCCCTAGGTGGCGCTAGCCAAGCGCCAAATTCAAACGGAGCAACCGTTTGCCTTAagttttcaaatatttcatttacgCATTATTACACACCCAGAATCAATCATGAGCAAAGTCAGAGGACCAGCTTTGTACCGCCTGGTGCCCTCGAAAACGCTCTTCATGCTGTGCGACGTGCAGGAGAAGTTCAAGCCGGCCATTCCGCTGCTAAGTTCGCTCATCGAAAACACTACTAAACTGGTGAGACAGCGAGAAGTGACAGGATAATGGTCGGGTTCTAATGGATTCACATTCCAGCTGGCAGCCGGCAAGGTCTTCCAAGTGCCACTGCTGGTCACCGAGCAGTATCCCGAGAGGCTGGGCAAGACCGTTTGTGAGTTGGACATCAAGCATGCCTGTGCCAATATTTCCAAGACCATGTTCTCTATGCTGGTGGAGCCGGTACGTAAGAGTATGACTGATATCTTCGGTGGCAAGCCCAAGACGGTGGTGCTTTTCGGTCTGGAGGTGGGTTATGGCTTGAGTTAGGGATTGGTTTAGCAAAATGACCCCGCTTCCACATGATTTAGACACACGTCTGTGTGGAGCAGACGGCCTTCGACCTGGTAAATGATGAAATCGATGTCTGGCTGGTGGCCGACTGCTGTGCGTCGCGTCACAATCAGGATCGGGACTTGGCCTTGGAGCGCCTGCGTCACATTGGCTGCAACATAGCAACTTCCGAGAGTGTGATATTTAATCTGCTGGGGGACAAGAACAACAAGTCCTTCAAGGAGATTACTCCTCTGGTGAAGAAGATCTCCGCAGACATGCAGCTATGCCGCGTCTCAAAAAATTAAGCCTGGCGGCACTTTTCATGTCTTTCGCTCAGTAAACCATCCTTCCAGCCCATGCAGAGTGTGTGTCACCTTAGAAATTATGAGAATTATGAGAGAAGGACCCACCGGTAGGGCGGCCTCCCTGTCCTCGTCAACTCATAAACATCTCGGCCAAGTGGACATCTGAATGGAGGAGCATATGGGGCTACCCCTTTTTGCCCAGGCGGCGCCTTATAAGAACCATGAAGACACACAGATCCCATGCCAGAAACATCCCATCctatcccatcccatcccatcgaTAGAAACAGCAGCTTCTGCACGGCAGTGCTGCCAATTTATGCAATGACTTTGACTCGGCTCTTTGGACCTGGAATTGGCTGGCTGTGCAGTTAAATTTTATGATGCAATCGCAACAATCTCCAGCGCCCATCTAGCCATCTTCAATCGGCGCTGCAGGCATCCCAGCCAGCGCTGCAGTCATCCGGCGGTACAGCGATCGTATCCGAACCAAGTGATGGTGACAATGTAGGCAGGCGTCTGATTGACTCATAACAGGCCACGCAAACATCGCGATCTTGATCGCCATTTGCATGCCAAGGAGAGGATCTCCGCCGCCTCCGGCAgcttgcaatttatttgcccaGTCCGGGTCCCATCTCTCTAAGCCCCTAAACCGCTGCAAAGCGCAACTTATGGCGATGGCATCTCGGCACGCGATAAGTCAACAACTTATCCGAGTTCCACTCTAGGGATCTGATCCATCCAATTAGGTATGCCCCTCGGCTGTGGCTTTAATTCTGTCCATGCCTAGGCGGGAAAAGTGAATTGGGCTAACGGCAGTGTGCGTAAGCCTTTGCCGCCCAGCGAATCCATAAATTGCTGGCCTTGTAACTGGTTTTTATATTACCGGTGCCAACGAAGCTCACATTTGGGATATTAATAAAttcggttttcttttttcagcCGCACGATGCTTGCTGGCAAAGAGATGATAAATCTGTGAAATTGCCTGCGCGGTGTGCAAATGAACACggctccatttccatttccatttccacttccacttgcATCTCCCAAGTCCGATCCGCGATCTGTGATCCTCGGCAGCTGTAGATGTTGCTGCCGTGGAAAATCGATGAAAGATTGGGAATTTATGTGCTGGCACGCCGGCAAGTGGCAACTGTGGACACGCTCATAGATCAAATCAACCGGGGCGCAGCCTAGGAACCGCCTAAATGGCAGCTTCCTTGGGTAACCATAAACAAACTGGAATTAGGCGAAACCCAGTCcctaaaattaagaaatttatCAAGCAAATGCCGGGTCAGCAACAAAGGTCTGGAAAGACTGGAtccaccgcctcctccatCACAAGTTAATCCCCGCGGAGCCATTTATCCCATTTGAATGGAGCATTGAATGGAGCTTGTCCACTTCGCTGGCCTGGCTGGCTTGGCTGCCTCGAAATTCCTAAAACTCGGTTGACAAATGTGAGAATCCCAGGCGGCGCCTTCAAAGAGCCTGCAGTGCAGCTCACTGCTTGCAGCCTGTTCGCTCAgattgcataatttatggaGCCGCCTGCCCAAATTAGCCAAAATCGAGATGCTCCCCCATTAATGAGACATCTAATGAAAGATCGCTTGCATTTCCCACACTTTGGGCCGTGCTTGGCGTTTCTCATGCCACAATTAGTGCAATCATTTCTTTATGCTAATTATTCGTTTGTTCTATACAATACCGCTCATTCCAAAAGGGGCGCGGTCGCTGGCGGTCATAGGGAAAATTCTGTTTCGGTTGCCGCCTTCCAGTtcggttttcgttttttggtttgagtttgagtttgagtttaAGGCCCCACGTCACCTGTTAACCCACAAAATGCATGTGGCCAGTGACCAGCAATTAGACGAGTGAGATATGTATCTCTAGCCACTAAGTGGCTGCGAGTACGTCTAATTAGCATATGGCCCACAATGTATACATCTGcatctgtttttcttttctgggGGCGTATTTCTGGGTGTGAGATGCCCAAAGCACACGTATTAATTAGACCTGGTTATGATTGCCGGTCTCGGAGCAGCAGCGATAATCGACCGCTAACAAGAAGCCGGCTATCGGTAGTCGGGAGTCGGGAGTAGGGAACCGGGAACTGGGAATTGTACATCGGATGGCGGAAATGCGTGCACAGGAGCTTTGCTACCCCAATCAAAGAGGTGATTGGGTATTCTTCATGAGTTTTCGTGGTTGTTCACTTAGCCCGTCTGATTGTAATTCGGGGCTCTTTTTACCGAATTCTTACGGGTTCTCCTGataatcaaattatatttttgttacAAAAAAAACTTCCAGATTGCATGATAGCACAGTTCAACAGAGGGTGATATTCATCAAAAGACTTGAAGCAGAGGAGTTTTGCGAAGTGAGCCACCAGAATGTATAGAATGCATATATTACGTTGTATTTCGTATATGCATGCTTATTTCCAGTGGCTCCACCTGCTCCGCAAATTGAATGGTCAGGATGGGACAATGGGTCAGTTTGGAGGACATGGCGGGTCTCCTGTCATCGATTAGGATCGCCGCTGTTTATTTGCCGCTTGTCCGACCGCTCAAACTAGATCAGGCGGAGATATGAATGCTGTTTACACCATGTCTCCGAATGTTTTCTCTCAATCCCAGTGCTATCTTCACTTTTATCAAACAAtgccgcaacagcaacaatggcGCGACATTTGAAAAGCAGTGAAAGGTGGCCAGTGGCCAAAGCTTCTGCCAGCGGTGGCGCGGTGCTCCACTTGGCTGTTGGCTCGGCCTGGAAGAACAGTCGCAGTCATATATGTAACTAATTTGCTTAAAAGCAGGCACAATTGGAGGCCAATTCGGCCGAGCGCTTGGCTAGACCACAAAAGTCGCCGAAAAAGATTTACACAAATTTATGCTGGAAAATCGGATCGCAGACCGCGCGCTTATGGGCAATATATGGGCAATTGGCCAACAAAGGCGGTCGAGTCCAACACATTTGCGTGCTTTATGGCCGAAGCCATAAACCCTCTCTCCATCTTCGCATCAAAGTGACTTGGCTTGCATTTGACTTGCAGTTtatgcagttgcagttgccatATTTGGGCAGTTTCACTTGTTCGGGAATCTTCTTCTTTGGACTAAGGTGGGGGACAATTAGATATGCGCCGTGTGCACTTACTTTCTAACCAAATTAGCATACactgctggctggctggcttcTCAATGCATTCCGCTTGGAAATTCCATCCTGTGATTGAAAAAGAAAGTGACAAGAGGATGGATTAGGATCCGCAACTCATAAGGAACTGTGCTTTTCATTAGCCAAGTATCGATTGATTGCCTCAATCGACTAGCTTTCGCCGACCCAGCCCCAAAAACAGAGCCTGCTCCCCATGAAATCCACTTGACTTAAATGTCGAAGGCTGTGCCCGTGGGTCACTTCCCTGTGCGGCCAGGTCAAACCATTGTGTCACGACTCTCCAGAAACACCTagtaaaaatggaaatggtcgGCCGACGATGGTTGTTATTAAACCTAGGTAATTTGTGCAGGGTCTACAAAGATGCCGCCAAAACTCTTGGATTGGCAACTGCAGAAAGTGAAGTTGTGGGTCGGCAGATTCACTTTCTGGCCGGGAAAAACAAAGGGCCCAAGAAGCCAGCCAAGAAATGGGCTAACGATAATGGCAAAAGAGGCCCGACCTCTCAGCCTCTAACTAAATGGGCTTATTAGAGGCGTCGCTGCTCCAGTTCATTGCCCGAGACTCCCACCAGAAAAGACTCTGTCAAATGCATTCAATTAAGGTTAATTTATAGCCACTTCCCATCCGTAATTACCAAACGAAAATGTGTCAGTACGTTGGCAAAACTCTGCGGTTATGAATTGTGAAGATCTCCACTCGAAGCCATTGTCCAATTCGGCTGGCCGTGATTAATGGAGTGTGTGGCCGGCTGATCGCTGGAAATTGGCACAGTCTGCGGATTGGTGGTCAGAGTGAGCGACGTAGGTGATGTTCTCGAGATCATTTGATGTCCAGTTAGCCGGTTTTCTTTGGCTTCAGCTTGGCTCAGCTTGTTGGCCTGTCAGGCGGCAGCGCAAAACTGACAGCCAACATTGACATCCAACGACGACAACGGAATGGGTAAATAACAAGGGGCTACAGGCCGGGATTCCGATCCCGAGTCTCAGGTCCAAGTCCACGTCCGGGCAACGGTAGCCGATGTCGGACATTCAAATAATGGAATGATGTTGTACCTGTGCCTGACCCATATCAGTTTTCTTTGTTCCGTGTGCCTGACGGGCTTTTCTGCCCGGGAAAAGTTCAGCAGGTCGCGAACGGAGGTTTTTGGCatatgaaaagtgaaaatccCATTTGAATAGGAACTGGGCATTTGAGGCACTGAGAGATTGAACAAATGAACGGTCTGTCCGCTCCTCGGGCGCCCGCAAAAAAATCGTGTTGACAGTGAAGTGAAATGTAGGAGGTTTTATGCtgattttcacaaagtgcaaCAGCTGCTTGCAGCCCGCAATTTGCCAGGAAAATCAAAAGTGAAGGCGTTGCGGGAGATCTTCTTCTTCGGACAAGGCTTTCATTAAATTTCCAAGCGAATTGCCAGCGATCTGCCGAAGAACCCGAACCGAATACCGATTTAGCTTTTGGAGCAAACACAGAGCACTCGAACGCTTTTCACTCGAGCAGCATTTCCTTTTGTCTTTGCGATCGGGCTGGCAAACGGGTTTTCCCATTGGACTCAAACTACGCTTTTCGACTCAAACGTTAGCCAGGGTGTTGatctttattttaatttgcggGGCGCAAAAATATCTGGGCAAAGTGCTAATGAGACATAATGACATAACAGCCGCCAAGGCCAGGACTAATTTATTACTTCTACTCCGCACCCGAGCTCCCTTTGGCCCCATCCCCCACATCCGTCGGATGCCACTGCACTTGGCCGGGCCAATATTTCCTAATATTCGCAATCATTTAACTTAATGTGCGAACATTAATTTTCCTAGCCGAGGATGAGGATGCGAATGGAAGGCGATCCTGCTGCCGGCCAGGGCAATCTGCAATCTCCGCCTGGATCTTACCGCATTCATCGCTGGGCAAATAACCGAACACGATATTCGCTAATGAGACTGGGTAACGCAAGGTGGGCGTGTCGCCGTCGGCCTTCGTGAgctagcaacaacaaacaattcaattttcaatgCCTTCGGCCGCCCAAAAACAAAGCATAGGGGCAGGGGCGGCGGAATAAAACATTTGCAATTTATAGCTTAATGCATGCAACGTGCGTCAGATTGCACCGCCAGATTGCAAACTGCGAGCTGGAGGGAGAAGGAGCCGATGGTGGGAGTTGGACACGGAGTGGGAGTGCCATCTTTGACTTGGACACTCGGGCCTTAAAGCCCTGATCTGCCGTATTAAGTTTCACTCGGCGGTAGCAATTTGTCACTCACAAATAAAGCATTCCCCGAACCCAATTTCCATTCCCGCGTAGATTCTCCAGAGACTGTGAGAACTCCAGGCGAAGAGGCATCATTAAGTGCGCCGGCCCAGACACTTTTCAATGCCACTTGTGTTGACTTTTCAACccaaaagcgaaacaaaaacgaaaccaaCTAGCTGGTccgtgaaaatgaaaacgattCCAGCAAAAGAGAAAATGCGGCAAGTGTGTGGGCCACTCGGTATCCCAGTGTTCGAGTATTTCAGCTCAGTGTGATGGCTGTCACTCACTTGGCCGACGGACCAGCGGAACCACTGGTGCCGCAAGGGCACCACAATGGTGGTGCAGTTGGCGCTCAGGGCTGCCCGAGTCACTGGGTCAACTTGGTGAAGGCAATGCAATGCAGAGGGAGACAGCCAAATCGGATCCAAAAATTcagataaaaatatttaaaaatggaCATAAATactatattaaatacaaaattgaaTTGTGCGcgatttgaaaaaataaaatccattCAGAACTAGATTTCTTGGTCAGTCCATAATTTGTTTGTCTTGTGAGCGAGCAAGCACTAAGCATGCCTTGACTAAAGCGCGCTGCCGAAACAAAAGACTGAGGGCACAAACTTGGCCGGAACGCACTTGCTGCGTTTCGCGAGTTATTGTTGGCTCTCGCTTTTCGTTCGTTCATTTCTTTTGGCCACTTCAAAGCTGCCGCTGAGCAGCCTGGCACAATGCGTCTTAGCCCACTTTGAGCAGCGAAAAATCAACATCGAAttatggcaacaacaaaatcgcAGTTGGCCTGTGCAGACTGACAAGTGGTACAAGTACAGCGTACATCCAAACATCCATCGCACCTACCCCCTGACTTCTACTTCAACAACTACCTCGCCAATGGAGAATTCTGGGCTGTCGAACATTCTAAGCGCACGCGGTGAAAGTCTAGAAACGCTCGTCGGGGCTCAATGACAAGAAATTCTGGTCTTCATAATGAGGCTTATAAATGCTTTTATGGTGGCAGCTGAGGAGCCCCATCACAACTAACTACAATTTGGCATGTGCACCATTTATTAAAGTCATGCGAAGTCTCATGCACTTGTGGCAAATTGGCTTTTTAATTGctctgttttaaatttaatatttcatctGCGATCGACCCGTCGATCTCCACGGCCATTATGCAGCTgtatttcgattttgttggtttttaattcGCCCGGATCGAATGAAATTAATGTGAAATCGATCTATCGCTGATGTGCGGAAAATGCGCCGATCATTAATCTGTCAAATTGAAAACGGCAAAAAGCTTCCTCGAAGTAATAGAGTGAGTGATCTTCTGGCAGTCCAAGCAGTCGTGGCCACAATTTGTGTCAACTTTATCGGGAATGGCTCAGATACTTCCCCGAGTTATATCTTCAGGGAGCGATCCGCAAATGACAAGTTCCCAGGAGTGCTGTTAAGGGCTAGATTGCAACCGCCTCTTCCGTCTAATCAAGCTGATTGCCTGCAGATGCCAAGCAAATATAgccatatgcatatatgtattatcCAACCGATGGCCGATTGCTTCCTGGGTTATGACTTCTGCGGCTAATGCCAAGAATTAGTTGTGGAAAAATTAACACCACTCGGGAACGGCATTGACCACAATGCTGATTGTTCTCAGTTCCCTGTGTGTTGTAAGCTGAAAACAATTTACGGGAACCAGCCTTCTGCATTCTGCATTCTGGATTCTGGCCATTGGCCATTCGCCATTGGCCAGCTGTTTGGCCAAGTGCATTGACCGCCTGCAAATTGCACTCTGTAGCCAGTTCGCTGCACAAATTGATTTGAATGAAAGCGGAGGGAATGCTGATTGTGCTGCCAAGTGGCCAGATGCCATTTTCCGTTTACTGTTAGCTCATCTCTGATTGAtttctgctgccgctgcttctTCTGTCACCTTTGACACATTTGCCAACGGGTTGGGCCGGATTGGACGGAACTCATCATTCGGTTGCAAGGAAATTGAGTACGGTCAGCTGACCTCGACTGCAGCAAAGGGGAATTCCTTGGATCAATTTGTAGATGGAAGCTTTGAAATATTGCCTTATATCGATTATCAAATACAAGGGAAAACTATTTTTCCAACGGGCTTCATAAAGAACGGGTCATTGAATTTCTACTCAACTATTGTTTATTAGGTACTCTGGAAGATTAAATTACATATAAATTCACCTGTGACGAGAAGTTTAAGCATAACCCCAATTAAgacatttttcttttctaataAGTAGTCATTATTTAagcatataatttttattctaatgaaatttCATGCTTGCCTTTTGTCAGTTTAAGCTTACTTACTACAAACTAACTAAAGCAAAAAAACATCTTGCAATCTTATTAAGAGCTACCTTGATTATGCAAATGCCACCAACAAACTGTGCATTAAAGGTTGCTGAATGCTGATTATGGGAAATACTGGACTGCACAAGAGAATGGAATTGAGATTTGCTGCTGGAGCTAATCTGACACTCTGTCCTTCTAACCAAGTCAGTCGCGGATTTGCCAGCTGCCGTTGCCCTTTTCCTATTTCTCCTATTTTCCATTCGCCTCGCCTTCCCCAGCAGCAAACATCCACTAATCTCGACAATCGTCCAAAATCGACATGTAAGGCCCTTAAAATTCATGTATTCCTCACCGGGTTGGACTCCACTTAaagcggtgggcgtggcaggcctGGCAGCCTGTTAAGCAGACCACCAAAAGGTAAAGCCGGAGACCAGGATGGGACCGCACTTCTGTTCAGTGAACAGGGGTTTCGTTTTCGGCAATTATCAAGATGATGTTTGCCAGTTGTTGTCTGCGACATTCGTTAGATGCAATGCTCGGTTGCAGCCCAAAAGTCGTAGGATCCGTTGCGGAATCGGGAGGCTTGGCTTCGCTTGATCTAGGGGAGTCTAGTCTGGTGTGTTCCTTGGGAGCGAAACTAGAACTTGGGCGTGGGTGTGGGTTGCACTGGGTACCACCGCGGTCCCTATTCCTAGCCAAATCCCTTTTACAATCCGTGGCCCTATATCGACTGGTCATTAGTGCTCAATCGTTAGACTTTTAAATGCCCACCACGTTCTGCCAGTTGTGTGCTCTGTTTTGCTACGAATATCATACCAATTAAGTGGGGGAAAACACACGCCGAAAGGCAGCCGAAGCATAGTGTCGAGCATCTGTACACAGCTTTAATCACGTTTCTAACGATAATACTGTTTAAAATGGGGGTATAATTGAGTATTGCTTACATTGTAACCCACTATGTATGGAAGTGTTGGAAAGCCGTGCTTCAAAGTTACCAGTTACCAGGCTAAACATTTCatactatatgtacataggtaCATCTAGGGTATCAAACAGTCGAGCTCGCTGAGTGTGCTATCCTTCTATTCATTTACTCGGACAGATATATCACTTCAGCAGCTGCGTTATACGAGTGCAGTGCAGTGCTCTCTCGCATGTACAACCAATTAGTCGATTGGCGCAGAAAAAGATTGAGGTCCGTGCTAAGAAAACGGCAAGCTGCTGAAGATTCATAAATCAACACAATATTATAAAACAATCGGAATGCCAGTGCCCATAATCGTTAATTGCAACTACAGGACAATGTGATGTGATGGCCATGACCGTAGACATCGATATGGATATTGGATATTGGATATGCGACACCGACACTGGATtgaatgtggatgtggaaaACAGAAGCTGCAGCCAAATCAgcagatgcaaatgcaaattgccgAGAAGCGTTGAGCGTGTTGCGCCAATTTGCTTGGCCTGCCAACGTCTGTCAACGTCGAGTGGAGCCCTTCTTGGCCAGATTGGCTTAGTAGCTTGGATTCTCAGTTACTTGGCTTCTCGGCTCCTCATGGTCCTTGTCGACCATTGGCAATTACATGCAGCTCACGTCCTGTCAGAGTTGAAAGATGACAAATCAACTTGACAGCCGCGCCAATTTGCATGGCCACATGGCCAGCGAGTAagatgatgctgatgatgactGCACAGGAAAAAATTAGATCATCAACTTGATCAATAACTCAAATAGTATTGTTTGGTCCAGACCGTAAACTTTTGGCTTTAATGTTAAAAATCTTTACTTTGGAAGGTTCCCCGAATGGGACTTGCTCCACTGCTAATTATCCGTTTTCTCTTTCGATTTCCAATAATAATGTGAAATATATATCAAGTGTAAAGATTTGGTTCATATAAAGATGTAATATTTCGTTGAGTGTGTATAGACTGTGTGGGGTGCAGAGAACACGGAGTCTAGAGATCAGGAGATCTAGCTTTCGCCACCAGCCTTGACGCCCGGCATTGTGTAATAATTGGCAGTTCGTGGAAAGCTTGATTTTGAAGCCGATTAATTGGATTGCTTCTTGAAGTTGCAGTCGCACTTGAAGTTTGAAAATGTGAATGCCTCTTTGGAATTCGATTGGCTGAGGCTAGGCTACGCTAGCCAGGAGCGGGAGCATTGACATGGCCAGCACCCAGATTTCAGACCTCAGAAACCCTAACCATTGGCAGGTGGAATTAGCATATTAATTTACGGCATCG harbors:
- the CG11333 gene encoding uncharacterized protein yields the protein MSKVRGPALYRLVPSKTLFMLCDVQEKFKPAIPLLSSLIENTTKLLAAGKVFQVPLLVTEQYPERLGKTVCELDIKHACANISKTMFSMLVEPVRKSMTDIFGGKPKTVVLFGLETHVCVEQTAFDLVNDEIDVWLVADCCASRHNQDRDLALERLRHIGCNIATSESVIFNLLGDKNNKSFKEITPLVKKISADMQLCRVSKN